In Osmia bicornis bicornis chromosome 1, iOsmBic2.1, whole genome shotgun sequence, the following proteins share a genomic window:
- the LOC114883154 gene encoding protein phosphatase Slingshot isoform X6, with protein MDSLESRRPPSPDSVRTKPRERDETERVIRSTLKEIMMSVDLDEVTSKYIRGRLEEDLDMDLGEFKPFIDQEMLTILGQMDAPTEIFDHVYLGSEWNASNLEELQKNGVRHILNVTREIDNFFPGMFTYLNVRVYDDEKTDLLKHWDDTYKYITKARKEGSKVLVHCKMGVSRSASVVIAYAMKAYNWDFSQAWKHVKEKRNCIKPNNSFLLQLETYQGILDAMKNKEKLQRSKSDTNLKSPTSTKDQAKKEEKSDNVDNGLQAVSGSELKKTSQRPKSWSPNVKISETMLPSAPLSQSLESIDKAGSTEVTREDLLRSSSQKPGMAQEARNVLMPCDNGQSYSVSQNQIFHLPTHPADSPSVKHRVSKLETQGQRRKGLVLNLTNQFEAVSSKPSSPSSDSDNKPLLPSPVSDVNENGLSQQTEVKQEVWDPGEKRETKKTENGNDSECLVWTASSSDATCNDSCSNGKTNGEVSGESEYVGTISMSVYPGCLSRKATKKDGDPFSTQVDRVFDREERQGEPVTRDSPSRQSSWSSYDSAVVLDNNSVHSSWATLPSRNSSWGSYDMRPSDLLGSSGLFPYDKEEIPWHPGTVKRTKQKLEENTSSGTVKRVCTQNSDNEDKDRLAVEEDSYNPVLLHHTASPTPRRRDSSPSQEHNLKVEPTPVRNSPSPIRGIDISPASIRQIGRLSTSAPAPSSLSSDTDLPLSLRSCRSESETSSPCVINTTQCTSVKHHKMVLEKLSNKSMFNKRCLSVDDSPEAECPRSTSGIVKNLKKEFEAKSTKLEKSPESSFEGESSMVGRPKRDVKIRSLPSSPVIPHNESKIQTPSETKEKGKPSESVSQDSSEDRSVRVLVGKYEVKPDSRKSSEIQLRVHKDKDWEAVDTPNSVKSKATPEYSRRSAPIMINNHSSPLFPEGPEAPGRPPVPSAGVVAASKKQQQHGRTHPLARLQVRPRHSSPVYNTM; from the exons ATGGACAGCCTGGAATCACGGAGACCACCGTCGCCGGATAGCGTGCGCACCAA GCCCAGGGAGAGGGACGAGACTGAACGCGTGATCCGATCGACGTTGAAAGAGATCATGATGTCGGTGGACCTCGACGAGGTAACCTCGAAGTATATTCGAGGTCGTCTCGAGGAAGACCTCGACATGGATCTCGGCGAGTTCAAGCCGTTTATCGATCAGGAGATGCTCACCATTCTGGGTCAAATGGACGCGCCGACGGAAATATTTGACCACGTTTACTTAGGAAGCGAGTGGAACGCGAGCAACTTAGAGGAGCTCCAGAAGAATGG TGTCAGGCATATTCTGAACGTTACTCGGGAGATCGACAACTTCTTTCCCGGGATGTTTACGTACTTGAACGTCCGCGTGTACGACGACGAGAAGACGGACTTGTTGAAGCACTGGGACGACACGTACAAGTACATCACGAAGGCAAGGAAGGAAGGCTCGAAGGTGTTGGTTCACTGCAAGATGGGGGTGTCCAGATCCGCCTCGGTGGTGATCGCGTACGCGATGAAGGCGTACAATTGGGACTTCTCGCAGGCGTGGAAGCACGTGAAAGAGAAGCGTAACTGCATCAAGCCGAACAACAGCTTCCTGCTGCAGTTGGAGACCTACCAGGGTATATTAGACGCGATGAAGAACAAGGAAAAACTTCAGAGGTCCAAGTCGGACACTAACTTGAAGTCTCCGACATCTACGAAGGATCAAGCGAAAAAGGAGGAGAAGTCCGATAACGTGGATAACGGATTGCAAGCTGTTTCAGGTTCTGAACTGAAGAAGACCAGTCAGAGGCCGAAGAGTTGGTCGCCGAACGTGAAGATCAGCGAAACCATGTTGCCGTCCG CGCCCCTTTCGCAGTCCCTCGAAAGCATCGACAAGGCAGGAAGCACGGAAGTGACCAGGGAGGATCTTCTTCGTTCCAGCAGTCAGAAGCCGGGTATGGCGCAGGAGGCGCGAAACGTTTTGATGCCATGCGACAACGGGCAATCGTACAGCGTTTCGCAGAACCAAATCTTTCACCTGCCTACCCATCCGGCGGACTCGCCTAGCGTGAAGCACCGAGTCAGCAAGCTCGAGACGCAGGGTCAGAGGAGGAAAGGTTTGGTGCTGAACCTGACGAATCAGTTCGAAGCGGTTAGCAGCAAACCGTCTTCCCCGAGCTCGGACTCGGACAACAAACCGCTGCTGCCGAGTCCCGTGTCGGATGTTAACGAAAACGGGCTGTCGCAGCAGACGGAAGTGAAACAAGAGGTGTGGGATCCTGGTGAGAAACGCGAAACGAAGAAAACGGAGAACGGTAACGATAGTGAATGTCTAGTCTGGACTGCATCGTCGTCCGATGCAACGTGTAACGATTCGTGTAGTAACGGTAAGACTAACGGGGAAGTGAGTGGGGAGAGTGAGTACGTCGGGACGATATCGATGTCGGTGTACCCCGGCTGTTTGTCGCGGAAAGCGACGAAGAAGGACGGGGATCCTTTTAGTACGCAGGTCGACAGAGTGTTCGATCGCGAGGAGAGGCAAGGGGAGCCGGTCACCAGGGACTCTCCGAGTCGGCAAAGCTCTTGGAGCAGTTACGACAGTGCCGTGGTTCTAGATAATAATTCGGTGCACAGTTCGTGGGCCACGTTACCCTCGAGGAACAGTTCTTGGGGTTCGTACGATATGCGACCTTCGGATCTCCTCGGTTCCAGTGGTCTTTTCCCTTACGACAAGGAAGAGATACCTTGGCACCCGGGTACGGTGAAGCGGACCAAACAGAAACTCGAAGAGAACACCAGCTCCGGAACGGTGAAGCGGGTGTGCACGCAGAATTCCGATAACGAGGACAAGGACAGATTGGCCGTCGAAGAAGATTCCTACAATCCGGTACTCCTACACCACACGGCGTCCCCTACCCCGCGTAGAAGGGATTCCTCGCCTAGCCAGGAGCATAACTTAAAAGTAGAGCCCACCCCGGTTAGAAACTCGCCGAGTCCGATCAGAGGGATCGACATCTCGCCCGCGTCGATTCGTCAGATCGGTCGACTGTCCACCAGTGCCCCGGCCCCATCCTCTCTCTCCTCGGACACGGACCTCCCCTTGTCCTTAAGATCCTGCAGGTCAGAGAGCGAAACGTCGAGTCCTTGCGTGATCAACACCACTCAGTGTACCTCTGTGAAGCATCACAAGATGGTGCTAGAGAAGCTGAGTAACAAGTCCATGTTCAACAAACGTTGCCTCTCCGTCGACGACTCCCCCGAGGCGGAATGTCCGCGAAGCACCTCGGGTATcgtgaaaaatctgaaaaaggAATTCGAGGCGAAATCGACGAAGCTAGAGAAGAGTCCCGAGAGTAGTTTCGAAGGGGAGTCGTCGATGGTCGGCCGACCAAAGAGGGACGTGAAGATCCGAAGTTTACCCTCGTCGCCAGTGATCCCTCACAATGAATCAAAGATTCAGACCCCGTCCGAAACCAAAGAGAAGGGGAAGCCGAGCGAAAGTGTATCGCAGGACAGTTCGGAGGACCGGTCGGTCAGGGTGCTAGTGGGCAAGTACGAGGTGAAACCAGACTCTAGAAAGTCCTCGGAGATCCAGCTGCGCGTGCACAAGGACAAGGATTGGGAGGCTGTGGATACACCGAATTCGGTAAAGAGCAAAGCCACTCCCGAGTACAGTAGAAGGTCAGCCCCGATCATGATCAACAATCACTCGTCCCCTCTGTTCCCCGAGGGACCGGAAGCACCCGGTAGGCCACCCGTTCCCTCGGCCGGAGTGGTGGCAGCTAGCAAGAAGCAACAACAGCACGGCAGGACGCATCCTCTTGCCAGGCTGCAGGTTAGGCCTAGGCACAGCAGTCCGGTATACAACACCATGTAG